One genomic window of Nicotiana sylvestris chromosome 10, ASM39365v2, whole genome shotgun sequence includes the following:
- the LOC104233074 gene encoding uncharacterized protein isoform X1: MGDGPRGIEVFEDHFQASTSGEDSVQSPSLSKYIGSNDSLRSISRSRTRRKLKGAASMLNLFSLSKLTWMSGADGQEKVVLTAAEVESLQSELAALEEREAHLKAQLQHIDEVVRAARLSGYLDMRMRWATLPGEPLPVDDTDVDDWLPRFFVLQGSCIFWYSSSTDLSPQDSTLLSDIIEVGTLPCLIRDNEDKRYCFYISTRYGLKYECSSISKMKVDSWLAALQSDCKLKV; the protein is encoded by the exons ATGGGTGATGGTCCTCGAGGAATAGAGGTCTTTGAAGATCATTTTCAAGCTTCAACATCTGGTGAAGACTCTGTACAGAGCCCATCCTTATCTAAATATATAGGGAGTAATGATTCTTTGAG ATCCATTAGTAGATCGCGGACTAGAAGAAAATTGAAAGGTGCTGCTTCAATGTTGAATTTGTTTAGCCTCAGCAAGTTAACTTGGATGTCTGGCGCAGATGGTCAAGAAAAG GTAGTATTAACTGCTGCAGAAGTAGAATCTCTTCAGTCAGAACTTGCTGCTTTGGAAGAAAGAGAAGCACATTTAAAAGCTCA ATTACAACACATTGATGAAGTAGTACGGGCTGCACGACTTTCGGGGTATTTGGACATGAGAATG AGATGGGCAACTTTACCCGGAGAACCTCTTCCAGTTGATGACACTGATGTTGATGATTGGCTTCCAAGATTTTTTGTCCTTCAGGGGTCGTGTATTTTCTGGTATTCGTCAAGCACCG ATCTAAGCCCCCAAGATTCAACCCTCCTATCAGATATCATTGAAGTTGGAACTCTACCTTGCCTGATACGAGACAATGAGGACAAACGATATTGCTTTTACATCTCAACTCGTTATGGACTGAAATATGAATGCTCTAGTATTTCTAAGATGAAG GTTGATTCCTGGTTGGCAGCTTTACAGAGTGATTGCAAGCTCAAGGTCTGA
- the LOC104233074 gene encoding uncharacterized protein isoform X2, producing the protein MLNLFSLSKLTWMSGADGQEKVVLTAAEVESLQSELAALEEREAHLKAQLQHIDEVVRAARLSGYLDMRMRWATLPGEPLPVDDTDVDDWLPRFFVLQGSCIFWYSSSTDLSPQDSTLLSDIIEVGTLPCLIRDNEDKRYCFYISTRYGLKYECSSISKMKVDSWLAALQSDCKLKV; encoded by the exons ATGTTGAATTTGTTTAGCCTCAGCAAGTTAACTTGGATGTCTGGCGCAGATGGTCAAGAAAAG GTAGTATTAACTGCTGCAGAAGTAGAATCTCTTCAGTCAGAACTTGCTGCTTTGGAAGAAAGAGAAGCACATTTAAAAGCTCA ATTACAACACATTGATGAAGTAGTACGGGCTGCACGACTTTCGGGGTATTTGGACATGAGAATG AGATGGGCAACTTTACCCGGAGAACCTCTTCCAGTTGATGACACTGATGTTGATGATTGGCTTCCAAGATTTTTTGTCCTTCAGGGGTCGTGTATTTTCTGGTATTCGTCAAGCACCG ATCTAAGCCCCCAAGATTCAACCCTCCTATCAGATATCATTGAAGTTGGAACTCTACCTTGCCTGATACGAGACAATGAGGACAAACGATATTGCTTTTACATCTCAACTCGTTATGGACTGAAATATGAATGCTCTAGTATTTCTAAGATGAAG GTTGATTCCTGGTTGGCAGCTTTACAGAGTGATTGCAAGCTCAAGGTCTGA